DNA from Gemmatimonadaceae bacterium:
GGCTGCGGGCGCCGCGGCCGGCTTGGCGGCTGGCTTGGCGGCGGGCTTGGGCTGCGCACCAAGGGTGGAGGCGGCCAGCAGCAGGGCGGTGGCCAGCGAGCGGACGGGGGAGTAGCGCATACCGGGTCTCCGGAGAGAGATCGGGGCGGGAGCCGTGGTGGGACTACCCGGAAAGCTCGGGCCGGTTCCGGAAGTACGCCAGCGCCTCGGGATTGGCCAGGGCATCGACGTTCTTCACCGGCCGGCCGTGGATTACCTCGCGCACCGCCAGTTCGGTGATCTTGCCGCTGATCGTACGCGGAATGTCCGGCACCGCCACAATGACCTTGGGCACGTGATGCGGGCTCGTGTGCTCGCGGATACGCGTGCGGATTGTCCGCTGCAGCGCGTCGTCGAGCGCGACGTCGGGGCGGAGCCGAACGAACAGGACCACCCGGGAATCGGTGCCGGCGGCCTCGCCGATGGTCTGCTCCACCACCAGGGACTCGACCACCTCGGGGATCTGCTCGACCTGGCGATAGATCTCGGCGGTGCCGATGCGCACGCCGCCGGGGTTGAGCGTGGCATCGCTCCGCCCATGAATGATCAGCCCGTCGTGTGCGGTGAGCTCGGCCCAGTCCCCATGGCGCCAGACCCCGGGCGTGTGCTCGAAATAGGCGGCGCGATAGAGTGCACCGGTCGGATCGTTCCAGAACGCCACCGGCATACTGGGGAACGGCTTCGTGCACACGAGCTCGCCCGGCTCCCCACGCACGGGGCGGCCATGGTCGTCCAGCACATCCACGGCCATGCCGAGCCCGCGCATCTGCAGTTCGCCGCGATACACCGCCCCCGTGGGATCGCCCAGCGCAAAGCAGCTCACGATGTCGGTCCCGCCGCTGATGCTCGACAGGCGGACGTCGGCCTTGATCTCGCGATAGACGAAGTCGTAGCTGTGCGCGGCGAGTGGACTCCCCGTCGAACAGATCGCGCGCAGCGCCGTCACGTCCACGAGCTCGCGCGGACGGACACCCTCCTTCTCGAGCATGGCGAGATACTTGGCGCTCGTGCCGAACACCGCGACGCGCTCGGCGCTCGCCATGCGCCACAGGATCGCCGGATCGGGCGCCAGCGGCGCGCCGTCGTACAGCACCACCGTGGCCCCCACCGCGAGCCCCGACACCAGCCAGTTCCACATCATCCATCCGCAGGTGGTGAAGTAGAACAGCGCATCGCCGGCGTGCAGATCGGTGTGCAACGCCAGCTCCTTCCAGTGCTGCAGCAGCGTACCCCCGGCCCCATGCACCATGCACTTGGGCAGGCCGGTCGTGCCGGAGGAGTACAGGATGTAAAGCGGATGATCGAACGGCAGGCGTGTGAAGTGCGGCTCGCGTTCGCTCGCATACGCCGCCAGGACGTCCGTGAACAGACGGGCGCCGGGCACCGACGTCAGGTCGGGAGCCGCGTCCACGTAGGGCACGACCCAGGTGGCCCGCAGCGACGGGAGCGCGGCCACGATCTCCGCCAGGCGCGGGCGGCAGTCGATCGTCTTGCCGGCGTACCAGTACCCATCCGCGGCGAGCAGCACCGTCGGCGCGATCTGCCCAAAGCGATCGAGCACGCCCTTGGTGCCGAAGTCCGGAGAGCAACTCGACCAGGTGGCGCCAATCGATGCCGCCGCGAGCATCACGACCACGGTCGCGGGAAGATTAGGCATCCACCCCACCACACGGTCACCGCTCGAGACCCCGAGGGCGCGCAACGCGGCCGCGCACTGCGCCACCTGCACCGCGAGCTCGGCGAACGTCAGTCGCTGGCCAGCGCCGTGCTCGTTCCACGCGACCAGCGCCGGCGCGTCATCGCGGCGGCGCAACAGATGCTCGGAAAAATTGAGCCGCGTGCCGGTGAACCACCGGGGGCCGTGCACCGCGTCCGGGGGCGCCATGCGATCGCCCCCCAGCAGCACCTGCGCCCAGGGGGCGTCCGTCGGTCCTGGGCCATCCGCGAGGATATCGGCGGCACGCCAGACTTCCGCCCAGAACGTTTCCGGGTTGGCGACGGACCAGCGCTGCAGCGCGTGCGCGCCGGTGACATCCGGGCCGACCACGCCGCGCGCACGCAGCGACGTGAGAAAGGCGTGCAGGCGCGTGGACTCACACGCCGCGGGCGAGGGGACCCAGATGGGCGCGTCTGGCCCGGCCGCCGTCACGTGACTTCCTCACGGGCGAGCGCCACCGCATGGCACGAGGGGCCGTGCGCCTCACAGTACCATCCGTGCCGGTCATGAAAGACCAGATGCGGCGCATCATTCGGTCGCAGTCGCACCCGCACCAGGTGCTCGACCGCCGTGCGCGGCCCGACCACGGCCCGCGCGTCGAGCGGCTCGATGACCGGACGCATCGGGAACAGGTCGAGCTGCGTCGGCGCGAGAAATTCCTGTTCGTCGGAAGCGCGTTTGGCGGGGCGGCGCGGCGGCATCCCCCAATGCTCGCTACGACGAGGCGCGCGCGCCAGCGGGGGGCGCATCGTCGCCCCACTGCAGCTCCCATTCGCAGAACGCGTCGCCCTCAATGGCGCAGCGCACATGCCGGACCCGGGGCTGCTCCCCCCGCGCGAGGGCGATGGCGCGCCGAAGTCCGCCAGTCAGGCGATCACAGAACAGCCGGGTCATCGGGTCGAAGCCCACGAGCCGCAGGACCGCGCGCCCCGACGTGTCCTCCACGACTTCCATGTCCCCCGGCTGATAGAACAGCTGGAAGAGCGAGATGCTCTGCGTCAGGAACTCGCGCGGCGAGGGCTTCCGGAGAATCCCGCCATAGAGCTGTACGCCGAACGAGCCGATCGAGGCTTCGCCCGCGGCGTCGGCCCAGTTGGCGGATTCGGGGCCTGGCGGCACCGAAACATCGACTGTTTGCCAGAGGCGAACGAGCAAGTCGTAGGGAATCTCCGCCGTGGGCGCAATCGCCTGCACCGCGGCGCGATCGTCGGCCGTCAGCGCCGCCAGGACATCGCCGCGCGTCCGCGCGCCGAAACGCTCGCCGATGAAGGCCAGCGTGGCATGCACCGCCGAGCCCTTCGCGCGGGCCTGCGCCGTGAGCGGCGACATGTCAGGTGGCCTCGGCGGCCAGCCGTTCACTCACCAGCTGCGCCGCAGCACGTCGGTCGATCTTCCCTGATCCGAGTTTGGGGATCGCGTCCACGAACAGCAGCTGCTTGGGGACCTTGTACCCCGCGAGACGCTGCCGGGCCTCGGCGAGCAGCGCGGCGGCATCCACCGGCTCGGCGCCGCGCACGATCAACGCGCAGCCGACCTCGCCCCACCGGGCGTCGGGAATGCCGACCACGGTGGCTTCGAGGACGCCCCGACAATTCAGCATGGCGGCCTCGACCTCGCCGGGGAAGACGTTCTCTCCACCGGAGATGAACATCTCCTTGCGACGGCCGCGAATGCGGTGCACGCCCTGCTCCGTGCGACTCGCCAGGTCGCCCGTCCGCAGCCAGCCATCCGGCGTCATCACCTCGGCCGTCTTGTCGGGGGCGCGGAAGTAGCCGCCGAACATCTGCGGCCCCCGCAGCTCGAGCTCGCCCACTTCGTCGGCCAGCGCGAGCGCCCCATCATCGCGACGCAGCCGCATCTGCAGAAACGGGATCGGCCAGCCCACGCTGCCGTCCTCTTCAAGCGCGGTCGCCGCATTGGTGGCGAAGCAATTCGGGCCGCACTCGGTGAGCCCGTACCCTTCGCGAAAGCCATAACCCGCCGCGCGCACGGCGTCCTTGGTGCGCTGCGGACACGGCGCGCCGCCGGAGAAGAACGAGCGCAGGCGCGGCAGCGGCCGCCCCCAGTCGGCGGCGCGCTGGACAAGGTCCAGCTGCGTCGGCACGCCGAACGTCACCGTGATGCCGTGGCGATCGATCGTCTCGAGATAGGTCGCCGGATCAAAGGCGCCCATCATGACGAGCGCGCCGCCCCGATAGAGCAGCGGCGTGGTGAAGACGTGCCAGCCGCCGGTGTGGAAGAAGGGCGTGGCCACCGGGCCCACGTCGTCGGCGCCGAGGCTCCAGCCCGTCGTGGTGGCGATCGCGTTCCACAGCAGTTGCCGATGCGGCAGCACCACCCCCTTGGGCGTGCCGGTGCTCCCCGACGTGTAGAGGAGCATCGTGGCATCGTCGTAATGGCGCGGCGGACTGACGGGCACCGGCGCGCCGGCGGCAGCGCGGAGCAGCGGCGCCAGCTCGCGATCGAGGTCGATCCAGCGCGGCGTCGCCACATCGGCGAGCCGCACCGCCTCCTCGGCCACGCCACGATAGGCGTCTTCCCCGAAGCAGAGCGCGGGCTGCGCATCCGCCAGCACGCGCGCGAGCTCCGGAGCCGACAACCGCCAGTTGAGCGGGACCAACACGGCGCCCCGACGCACACAGGCAAAGAAGAGCGGCAGAAACGCGTAGCGATTCTGCGCCAGAATCGCCACGCGGTCGCCCGGCGCGACCTCCAACTGCGCCAGCATCACGTGCCACGCCGAGGCGTGCGCATCGAGCTCGCGATAGCTGTAGCGCCGCTCATGTACCGGATCGATGACGGCCGTGCGGGCCCCATCGACGGTGGCCCACCACGCGATCGGATCGAACAGCTCGGGCAGATGCGGGTACACCGCCGACTTACCGCAGCAGGGCCGCGATGCGGCGACCAATCACCGGCCCCTGCGGATCGGTGAACGAACCACTGGCATCGCCGGCCGACCAGGCATGCCCGAGTTCGTCGATGCGCAGCAGCGTGACGAGCGGTCGGCCGTCGGGATCCCGCCACTGCTGCTCACGCACGGTGTAGCCCCCGTCGGTCACGGGCTCCAGCTCCGCGCGCTGCAACGCCGGCTGGCCGGCGCGCGTGCGCAACAGATCGTGCAGTCCCGCGAACTGCTGGGCGATCTCGGTGGCATTCCGAATGCTCACCACGTGATCGGCCACACCGTGTACCACGAGCACGGGAAACGCGCGCGCACGGGTGCCCATCGCCTCCACCATCTGCACCGGGGACGGGAGCTGTTCGCCCGCGCCCCGCTGCATCACCGACAGTGCTTCGGCCACCGACGGCGCGGCACGCCAGCCGATGCCTGACGCCGACGTGAGCGACTGATAGCGTTCGGGATAGGCCACCGCGACAAGCGTCGCCATGGCCGCGCCCGCCGAGACACCGGCGAGATGAATGCGCGCCGGATCGGCGCCGTGATCCATTGCCACGCGATCGATGAGCGCCGCGAGCAGCGCAGGCTCTCCGCCGCCGCGCCCCTGATTGGCGGGGTCAAACCAGTTCCAGCACTTCCGGGGATTCGCCGTCTCCGGCTGCTCCGGATACAGCACCAGCACCCCCTCCTGCTCGGCGAGGGCATCGAGCCGGCTGCCGCGGGCGATGTCCGACGCGTCCTGCAAGCAGCCATGCAGCATGACGAGCATTGGCCGCGGCGTGGTGGCGCGATGCCCCGCCGGCATGGCGAGCCGCCAGCGCCGAGTTCCCTCGGCGCCAGCGTACTCACCGGTCATCACCTGCACCGGCACGGAATCAGCGGTCAACACGCAACCCGACAAACATCATCGAGCCTACCGACGGCATGTTCAGGAGCTCCATGTGGCGACGGCCCAGCCCGCAACCCCAGCCGCGCACGTACGTCGACGGGCGCGAGGCGGTCACCGCCGTGGGCGGAATCACCGTGCCGCTCGTGCAGGTGAAGAGATTCTGCGCCGAGACGTTGAGCGTGAAGTTCTCGTTCAGGCGACGGCCGATGTTGATATCCGACGTCAGGAAGCCCGGGATGCGGCCGTTGTGCGCGCCGGAGAGGAACTGGTAGTCCTTCACGAAGCGCATGTTGAGCCCCGCGAAGAGATCGTACCAGAGGTTGCGGCCATCCACACCCATCGTGGACTTGATCGTCGGGCTGTTGAGCGCCGTCGCTTCGGCCGGATCGCCCGCCTTCGGGATGATCGAGTCGAGCTTGAGCACCGACGCCGTGGCGCTGAGCGTCACCTTCGGGTTCACGACATAGCGCGCGCCGGCGTCGATACCGGAGAGCCGCGCCTTGCCGAGGTTGAAGTACGTGAGGACGTTCTGGTCGGCGCCCCGCGCGTTGACGAACTTCTGCCCGGTCTTGGCGTTGTACCCGAACGTGCCAAGCGCCGGGATCGCCACCAGCTGCAGCGGCGACAGGAAGCTGTTGTACTTCGCCACGTAGGCCGCGACGTCGAGGTACAGCTTGTCCTTGATGACGCCCTTATAGCCGACTTCGATGGTGTTGTTCACTTCCGGGACCACCGCCGCCAGCGTCCGCGTCACGGTGCCGGCCGCATTCTTCACGATGATGCCGTCGCGGTTGCCGAACACGCCGCTGCCCGGCGCGAAGTCGCGATAGAAGAAGCTCGTCTGGAGCACCGTCGGCGACTTGTAGGCGCGATTGAACGTCAGGCGGAACGTCGAGTTCTCATCGGGGGAGATGAGCAGCGCCGCCTTCGGGCTGAACTGCGCCTCGTAGAAGTCCGGCTTGTCGTAGCGGCCACCGAACACGAGCTTCGTCTGCTCGGTGATCGGCGTCTCGGTCTGCACGTACACGCCCGCCTGCTTGATCTTGAGATCTTCGCCCGTGAGCGCGTCGGTCAGCCAGATGCGCTTGGAGCTCACGATATCCTGGCGCACCTGCACGCCCGACACGATGCGCGTGTTGTAGAGCTTCGGCAGCGTGACGTTGTTCTGGATTTCCGCCGCCTGCAGCTTGCCGTCGGCCGGGAACGCCGAGAGCGCCTTGACCGAGTCGTCGGAGAGCGCGGCGTTCGCGGGGTTGGCGCGGTTGGTCGAGAACCCGTTCAGGGCGTAGGTGCTTCCCGACTGCGAGTGCGTCTGGTACACCTGCGCGAACCAGTGATCCGACGTGTAGCGGATCTGCGCATTCGCATACTGCCAGTCCTTGAGCTGGTTGCGGCCGGCGCTCGTCACGCCCACGCCGTTGCTCTTGCTCGCGCCACCCTGCACTTCCAGGCGGCCGCCGTTCTTGGCGTAGTACACGAGCGCACCGCCGAGGCGGTTGTACGACGTGCCCCAATCGGTGCTGCGCTCCGGCACGACCGCGGTGCCGAGGAGGTAGTTGTTCGTGTTCTGCCAGTCGCGGCCCCAGAGGCGCTCACCGGTCACCTTGTAGCCGAACTGCTTCCACACGTTGGCGTAGCGGAACTGCGCGTCGAGCGAGGAGGCACGCCCCGCACGATCCTGGAACGTCGAGCCGATCGGGCCACCGTTCGACCCCATCGAGGTCTCGATGGTGAGGCCACGATACTGCTTGGGATCCTTGGAGAGCAGCGTCACGACGCCGTTCGAGGCATCGGGGCCGTAGAGCGCGGCGCCCGGGCCCACGAGCACTTCAACACCGGCCACGTCCACCTTGGGGATCGTGGTGAAGAGGCCGGCCGGCAGCCCATTTTCCGGCAGCGTGGCGATGCGGTTGTCTTCGAGCTGCAGCATGCGGTTGTTGAATGCACTGTTGAAGCCGCGCGCGTTGATCCCGGCGGCCACAATGCCCGTCTGCACGAAGTCCACACCCTTCACGTCCTTGAGCACCGAGGCGAAGGTGGCGCCCGGCGTGGTGCTGAGCTGATCGGCCGTGATGCGCGTGACCGTGGCCGGCGCGTCGGTGATCTTCTCCACGCGACGCGACGCCGACACGACATAGCCGCCAAGCTGCAGCGCCGTCGCCTGCATCGTCACGTCGAGCTTGGCCTCACCGTTGGCGGCAATGGCCACGTTGTCGAACGACCGCGCGGTCGCGCCGATACGCTGCACGCGAATGGTGTATGAACCGGCCGGAATGCCGACCACGCGATACCGGCCGTCGAGCCCGGACGTCGCGGCGAAGCGCGTGCCCACGACGGTGACCTGCGCGCCGGGAAGCGGCGACTTGGCGCTGTCGGTCACGAGCCCCGACAGACTGCCGGTCTGCGCCATGGCCACCACCGGGGTGACGGCCACCGCCACGGCCACGCGCACGGCGCGCGGCAGGGCGAGCGAGTGAACAAAGAAACTCATGCGAAATCCTCCAGGAGGGGAACCACGGGGGGAGAGCAGGCAGGAAGGAGCAATGCGCCGCGCCGCGTCGGCGGGCGGGGAATGCCCATGCTCATGGGCCACCTCCACCGCGCCGATACAGCGCGTCGAACTGTTCGACGTAGCGCGCCTCGACGGCGCGCCGGATGACCTTCAATGTGGGCGTGAGCAGCCCATTTTCGGGAGTGAAGACGTCGGACACCATGGCCACCGCCTGCACCCGGTCGGTCCGGGCCAGGTCGGTGTTGACCGTCGCCACCGCGGCCTGCACCTCGGCCTCCACGGCGGGATGGGTGGCCAGGTCCGGCCAGCCCAGCGCCAGCCCGCGCGACGCGGCCCACTGCTCCACCATCTCCCGTCGGAGCGACACCAGCGCCACGAGATACTTGCGCCCCTCGCCATGGACCACGGCGTGGGCGATCAACGGGGTCGCGGTGAGGGCCGCCTCGATCGGCAGGGGCGCCACCTTGCGCCCGGTGGAGAGGGCGATGAGCTCCTTGACGCGACCGGTAATGCGCACCGCGCCATCCGGCAGCAGCGCGGCCTGATCGCCCGTACGCAGCCACGCGCCATCGGCCGTAAAGGCCGCCGCCGTCTCCTCGGCGCGACGCCAATAGCCGGAGAAGGTCAGCGCGCTCCGGGCGATCAGCAGTTCGCCCTGCTCGTCCACGCGCAGCTGTGTGCCGGGCATCGGTGGCCCGACGGTATCGAAGCGCGGGGCGGCCGGTCGATTCATCGCCACGCACAGATGCTCCGTCTGGCCGTAGGCCCCGAGAATCCGCAGCCCCAGGGCGTCCAGTCGTTCGGCCACGGCAATCGGGAGCGCCGCCCCGCCCGAGGTGGCCAGGCGCACCCGAGTCCCGATGCGCTGCGCCATGGCGGCGCGAGGGTCCTCACCACGCCCCTCGGCCACTTCGGCCGCTTCGTAGAGCCGTTCGAAGATGCGCGGCAGCGCGCCGAACAGCGTGGGCTCGTAGTGCGCGGCCACCGGAAAGAGGTCGCTCGGGTCCTCAATGAGCGCCGCCGGCATCCCCACGAGAATGCGCGTGCACTGGCCGAAGATCCGCTCGGCCGCGTGCGAGTACGGCAGGAAGCTGAGCCCCCGGTCCGCCGCCGTCAGATCCAGCACGGCGGCAATCGACTCCGCCGACGCCGCCAGATAGCGGTGCGTGATGCACGCGCCCTTGGGGATGCCCGTGGAGCCGGAGGTGTAGATCAGTGCCGCGAGGTGATCGGGCGTTACGGACTCGCGGCGTGCAGTCAGTCGATCGCGCGCCGTGGGATCCTGCGCGAGCTGCGCAGCCCCCGCGTCGAGGACCGACGCGAGCGTCTGCAGGCGCGCCGTGCTCGACACCGGCTCGTGCGTATCGAGCACCACGCCGCGCAGGTCGCCGCCGTTCGGCGCGGCCGCCAGTCGCCGCGCCTGCGTGGCGTCATCGGTGATCAGCCAACAGGCGCCACTATCCGCCAGCAGCGCATCGATCTGCGCGGGGGCGCTGGAGGGGTACAGGCCCACTCCCACCGCCCCGAGCGCCTGAATGGCCAGATCGGCAATGGGCCACACGGGGCGATTGCCCGCGAGCACGGCGACCCGATCCCCGGGTGCGACGCCGGCGTCGAGCAGCACGATCGCGAGCGCCTGCACCTGCTGGCACCAGGAACCCCAGGTGAGCCGCGCGGATGGCGAAGCGGCTCCCGCGGGATACACCGCAAAGGCCTCCTCGTGCGGGGTCGCCTCGGCGCGCGCAAAGAAGCGGTGCACGAGCGGCGCATCGCCGCGCGGCACGCGCGTCTCGACATCCACCGGGATCACCGCCGAGGCCATGGTCAGCCCGGCCCCGTGCTGGCCCAGCGCATCGCCACCGATCCCATCGCGAGCCCCGCGCCTGACCCGGTGAAGACCAGCAGCTGCCCGTCCCGCACCACGCCGGTGCGCACGGCATCATCGAGCGCCATCGGCAGACAGGCCGAGCCCGTGTACCCCCACTTTTGCATGATGGTGTGGGCACGCGCGAGCGGCTGTTCGAGCGTCCGCATTACCTGCACGATCGTGCTGCGATTGACCTGCGTCCACAACCACAGATCGACGTCGGCCGGCGTGGCGCCGATTCGGCCGAGGACCGAGCGCACGATGCGCGGCCACCCCTCCTCGTTGACGCTCGCCGGATACTTCTGCACGAAGCGGAGTTTGTTCTGAATGCCCTGCTCGAGCACGATCGGGGTAATGGGGGTGCGCGTCCCGCCGGCAAAGATGCCCATGCCGTGGCAGTAGCGCCCGTCGGCAAACAGCTCCGACGCGAGTATGCCACGCGGCGAGCCCGTGCGGGGCTGCACCTCCACGAGCGCCGCCCCCGCCCCGTCGGCGAAGATCGTCACCGTCTTCTTGTCGTGCTGGTCGAGGTACTTGCTCATCGCGTACGCGCCGATCACGAGGACCCGGCGATAGCGCTCGTCGGCGCAGAGATACTTCCAGGCCACGTCGAGCGCCGTGACGAAGCCGGCGCAGCCGGCATTGAGGTCGAACGTCCCGGCGTTGACCAACCCGAGGCGCCCCTGCACCACGCTGGACGTCGCCGGTGAGACGAACTCCGGCGTGTCGGTGGCGATGATCAGCAGATCCACCGACTCCGGCGTCGCGCCGGCCATCTCAAGCGCGAGGCGTCCGGCTTCCTCGGCCAGATCCGCGGTGCTTTCGTCGGGGCCGCACCAGTGGCGCTGTTCAATCCCCAGCGTCCCGCTCACGAAGGGGGCGATGTCTTCACCCAGCATCGCCGACAGCTCGGCGTTCGTGACGATGCGCCGCGGGACAGCGCTGCCGGTGCCGATGATGACGGCCTCGCGATCGCCGATCGGAATCTGCGGCGCACTCATACGACCGCCTCGGGCGCGGCACCGCTCGTGCCGCGGGCCACCAGTCGCACCCGCAGCGGTCGGCTGGTGGATGGTGTGGAGGGCCCGGTCACGCGGCGCGCCGCGCGGTCGATCTGTTGCAGCAGCAGACGCGCAGCGCGGGCGCCAAGTTCGCGCGCCGGCATCGCCACGGTGGTCAGTTCAGGAGTCACGTATCGAGCGAGTTCGATGTCATCACACCCCACCAGGGACAGGTCCCGCGGGAGCTGCACGCCCGCCGTGAGACATTGCTTCACCGCGCCGATCGCCATCAGGTCGTTCGCGCAGAAGACCGCCGTGGGTCGCGAGGTCGCCGCGAGCAACGCGCGCATGGAATCCCGGCCGCCCGACACGGTGGCTGGTGCGCGGCGCCAGAGCGCCGAATCGATGCTCACGCCCGCCTCGCGCAGCGCACGCACAAAGCCGCGCTCCCGCATGCGGAACGCGTAGACGTCGGACGCCGGTCCGACGAAGCCGATCCGACGATGGCCGAGCTCCAGCAGATGCCGGGCGGCGAGCCGCCCCGCCTCGGCCGCATCCGTCGCCACGCCGGGCCAGCGCTCGCTGGGTTCATCGATCAGCACGACGTGCATCCCCGCCAGTGCTTCGGCCGGCAGGGCGGCCGCCCCGACGGCATCGAGCAGAATGCCATCGACCTGCCGCGCGAGCAGCACATCGAGATGCTGCTTGATGTCGCGGCTCGATTGATCGCAGAGCAGCACCGCGTACCCGGCATCCGCCGCGACCCGTTCGGCGCCCGTGATCACATCGGCCACGAACGGATTGCGCAGGTCGGGCACGATGAGCCCGAGCGCGAAGGAGCGGCGCCGCGCCAGCGAGCGGGCGACGACGTTCGGGCGATAGCCAAGCTCGGCCGCCGCGTCGAGCACGCGCTGCCGTGTCGCGACGGCCACGCGGGCCCGCGGATGATTCGAGAGGACGAGCGACGCGGTGGGTTGGGAGACACCGGCGCGGGCGGCGACGTCATGGACGGTGACGCGGCGCCCCGAGGGAGGGAGGACCATCGCCGGACAATATTCCGCTGCCAATGCGTATTGGCAAGCATTCCGACCGGCGATCTTTCTATCTTTCGTAGGTGACGACCCCGCCGCCCGCCCCCGACCTGACGCCGCTCCCCGACGCCACCGCCGCCGGAACGCCGCTGACGCGTCCGGCGCCGGGGTGGTTCCGGGCGGGGGCGGCCGCGCCGCCACGACCGAGCCGCAGCCTGGCCGTACGGGTGCTGGTGGCGCTCACCAGTTCCACGGCGCTGCTCGCCACCGTCGCGCTGGTCGCGGCGGCGGCCATCGTGCCCCCGGTTGGCGCGCGACGCGTGGCGCGGGACGCCGCCCTGCGCGAGGTCGCGGCCCAGCTGTCGGGCGGCGAACACGTGGTCGCGCGGGCGTTCGCCTCCCAGCGCCGCTGGACGGACATGTGGCGAGAATCGTTCGGCGTGGTGGTCGCGACCGACCGGCGGCTGCTGTACGTGGGCGCGCCACCCACGCCCCTGCTCCGCCCGCGCGACGATGGCCCCCTCGAACTGCTCGTCGAGAGCTATCCCTACGATGCGGCGTTCACGCTCGATCCGCGCACGATCTGGCGCGGGCGTCTGCGCGGCCTGGTGCTGCGCACGCCCACGGCGCAGGTGGATTTCATCGTGAACGACGCCGAGTGGCGCGACGCCGAGCAGGTCGCCGAGGCGAGTGCGCTGGCGCGTCGCAGCGCCACGCGTGAACTCGAACGGCTCGATGAAGAGCTGCGCGCGCCGGCGCCGACCGCCGCCGTGTATGTGCCCTACGTCGTGCAGCGCGGCGAAACACTCACCGGCCTGGCGCGGCGCTTCCGCACGTCACCCGATGTCCTGCGGCAGCTCAATCAGCTCACGACCGACGACATAAAAGTCGGGCAGCGCCTGCGCGTGCCGCAGATGCTGCCCGACGATTCCCTCTAGCCGCGCGTGGTGTTGGGCGGGGTTACTGCCCGAGCACCAGCGCGAAGACGAGCGGCGCCACGATCGACGCGTCACTCTCGATGATGAACTTGGGCGTGTCGATGCCCAGCTTGCCCCACGTGATCTTCTCGTTCGGCACCGCGCCCGAGTACGACCCATAGCTCGTCGTCGAGTCGCTGATCTGGCAGAAGTACCCCCAGAGCGGCACCTCGGTGCGCTGCAGGTCCTGATGCAGCATGGGCACCACGCAGATCGGGAAGTCGCCGGCGATGCCGCCGCCGATCTGGAAGAAGCCGAGCGAGGCGTCCTTGGTGACGTTCGTGTAGTGATCGGCGAGGTAGATCATGTACTCGATGCCGCTGCGCACCGTGTGCACGTTCTTGATATTGCCGTCGATCACATGCGACGCGAAGATGTTGCCCGTCGTGGAGTCTTCCCAGCCCGGCACGATGATCGGCAGGTTCTTCTGCGCCGCGGCGAGCATCCACGAATCCTTCGGGTCGATCTGGTAGTACTGCTCCAGCTTGCCGCTCAACAGGATGCGGTACATGAACTCGTGCGGGAAATAGCGCTCCCCCGCCTGATCGGCCGCCATCCACTCGTCGAGCACCGCCTTTTCGATGCGGCGAATCGCTTCCGCTTCGGGAATGCAGGTGTCGGTCACGCGATTGAAGTGCTTGTCGAGCAGCGCCTGTTCATCCTGCGGCGTGAGGTCGCGATAGTTCGGCACCCGCTCGTAG
Protein-coding regions in this window:
- a CDS encoding AMP-dependent synthetase/ligase, which encodes MASAVIPVDVETRVPRGDAPLVHRFFARAEATPHEEAFAVYPAGAASPSARLTWGSWCQQVQALAIVLLDAGVAPGDRVAVLAGNRPVWPIADLAIQALGAVGVGLYPSSAPAQIDALLADSGACWLITDDATQARRLAAAPNGGDLRGVVLDTHEPVSSTARLQTLASVLDAGAAQLAQDPTARDRLTARRESVTPDHLAALIYTSGSTGIPKGACITHRYLAASAESIAAVLDLTAADRGLSFLPYSHAAERIFGQCTRILVGMPAALIEDPSDLFPVAAHYEPTLFGALPRIFERLYEAAEVAEGRGEDPRAAMAQRIGTRVRLATSGGAALPIAVAERLDALGLRILGAYGQTEHLCVAMNRPAAPRFDTVGPPMPGTQLRVDEQGELLIARSALTFSGYWRRAEETAAAFTADGAWLRTGDQAALLPDGAVRITGRVKELIALSTGRKVAPLPIEAALTATPLIAHAVVHGEGRKYLVALVSLRREMVEQWAASRGLALGWPDLATHPAVEAEVQAAVATVNTDLARTDRVQAVAMVSDVFTPENGLLTPTLKVIRRAVEARYVEQFDALYRRGGGGP
- a CDS encoding ketoacyl-ACP synthase III, coding for MSAPQIPIGDREAVIIGTGSAVPRRIVTNAELSAMLGEDIAPFVSGTLGIEQRHWCGPDESTADLAEEAGRLALEMAGATPESVDLLIIATDTPEFVSPATSSVVQGRLGLVNAGTFDLNAGCAGFVTALDVAWKYLCADERYRRVLVIGAYAMSKYLDQHDKKTVTIFADGAGAALVEVQPRTGSPRGILASELFADGRYCHGMGIFAGGTRTPITPIVLEQGIQNKLRFVQKYPASVNEEGWPRIVRSVLGRIGATPADVDLWLWTQVNRSTIVQVMRTLEQPLARAHTIMQKWGYTGSACLPMALDDAVRTGVVRDGQLLVFTGSGAGLAMGSVAMRWASTGPG
- a CDS encoding LacI family transcriptional regulator gives rise to the protein MVLPPSGRRVTVHDVAARAGVSQPTASLVLSNHPRARVAVATRQRVLDAAAELGYRPNVVARSLARRRSFALGLIVPDLRNPFVADVITGAERVAADAGYAVLLCDQSSRDIKQHLDVLLARQVDGILLDAVGAAALPAEALAGMHVVLIDEPSERWPGVATDAAEAGRLAARHLLELGHRRIGFVGPASDVYAFRMRERGFVRALREAGVSIDSALWRRAPATVSGGRDSMRALLAATSRPTAVFCANDLMAIGAVKQCLTAGVQLPRDLSLVGCDDIELARYVTPELTTVAMPARELGARAARLLLQQIDRAARRVTGPSTPSTSRPLRVRLVARGTSGAAPEAVV
- a CDS encoding LysM peptidoglycan-binding domain-containing protein codes for the protein MTTPPPAPDLTPLPDATAAGTPLTRPAPGWFRAGAAAPPRPSRSLAVRVLVALTSSTALLATVALVAAAAIVPPVGARRVARDAALREVAAQLSGGEHVVARAFASQRRWTDMWRESFGVVVATDRRLLYVGAPPTPLLRPRDDGPLELLVESYPYDAAFTLDPRTIWRGRLRGLVLRTPTAQVDFIVNDAEWRDAEQVAEASALARRSATRELERLDEELRAPAPTAAVYVPYVVQRGETLTGLARRFRTSPDVLRQLNQLTTDDIKVGQRLRVPQMLPDDSL
- a CDS encoding deoxyhypusine synthase family protein, which produces MSKSASAPVSAFLRHHYRHFNAAALIDAADAYNAHLANGGKMMITLAGAMSTAELGLSLAEMIRQDKVHAITCTGANLEEDIYNLVAHDHYERVPNYRDLTPQDEQALLDKHFNRVTDTCIPEAEAIRRIEKAVLDEWMAADQAGERYFPHEFMYRILLSGKLEQYYQIDPKDSWMLAAAQKNLPIIVPGWEDSTTGNIFASHVIDGNIKNVHTVRSGIEYMIYLADHYTNVTKDASLGFFQIGGGIAGDFPICVVPMLHQDLQRTEVPLWGYFCQISDSTTSYGSYSGAVPNEKITWGKLGIDTPKFIIESDASIVAPLVFALVLGQ